Proteins found in one bacterium genomic segment:
- a CDS encoding ABC transporter ATP-binding protein → MLKLEGLHKDYDGFNAVIDLNLEIPSGQFFCFLGPNGAGKTTTIKMITGLLRPSKGTVNIDGRDIQTDAIEAKRRIGYIPDTPYLYEKLSGREFFRFVGDLYEIPRDKQDAAMEKYLGLFGMMPAADKLIENYSHGMRQKLCFSVAFMHEPKLLVVDEPMVGLDPRSARTLKNLLRGFCADGGTIFLSTHLLPIAEELADRIGIITTGKLRFLGTTKDLRSQLAREGTLEDLFLELTEDGCTEDPGILASDASANGPLAVGE, encoded by the coding sequence ATGCTGAAATTGGAAGGCCTGCACAAGGATTACGACGGCTTTAATGCCGTGATAGATCTGAACCTGGAGATTCCCTCCGGGCAGTTCTTCTGTTTCCTGGGGCCGAACGGCGCGGGGAAGACTACGACGATCAAGATGATCACCGGGCTGCTTCGCCCATCGAAGGGGACAGTCAACATCGATGGACGCGACATCCAAACGGATGCAATCGAAGCCAAGCGCCGCATCGGCTACATTCCGGACACACCGTACCTGTACGAGAAACTGTCCGGCCGCGAGTTCTTCCGCTTTGTCGGCGATCTGTACGAGATCCCTCGAGACAAGCAAGACGCGGCGATGGAGAAGTATCTCGGCCTGTTCGGGATGATGCCGGCGGCGGACAAACTGATCGAGAATTACAGCCACGGCATGCGGCAGAAGCTGTGCTTCTCCGTGGCGTTCATGCACGAACCGAAGCTTCTGGTGGTCGATGAACCAATGGTCGGACTCGATCCGAGATCGGCGCGGACGCTGAAGAACCTGCTGAGGGGCTTCTGTGCCGACGGCGGAACGATCTTTCTCTCCACGCACTTGCTGCCGATTGCAGAAGAGCTGGCGGATCGGATTGGCATCATTACGACCGGCAAGTTGCGCTTCCTTGGGACGACCAAGGACCTGCGCAGCCAGTTGGCCCGCGAGGGCACACTCGAGGACCTCTTCCTTGAATTGACCGAGGACGGCTGTACGGAAGATCCGGGCATTCTGGCAAGCGATGCGAGTGCTAACGGTCCGCTCGCCGTCGGCGAGTAA
- a CDS encoding hemolysin family protein yields the protein MESEPPSQLSRLLMLAVVCAAVLAAASASPPPGSTEAIATNSTGAWIPLVLAVVCAALAALFTMVQSALTGLSREARDKLSQTIVWRWLSPAAGQESSFIDRLYTRSSLFFHLATLVLAIDGFSRLSFLTPLAGGLLGGIISSALFFLVVDVALRNVALRDSERILRFLSLPAFAFSLPMRPLVRALSVLALPHRLRSVDSKPIVDREFRLLPHVTGVDRVVEEEAVDMIDSVRKFTESTVADVMTPRTDLEGVQIGTSSEEIYRILRATSYSRIVVYGENLDDIKGVLLAKEVLLNRPENPLDLLRDPIVTSENTHLPELLRRLRQTRSRIALVIDEYGGTAGIATLHDLFEALIGEHIEDEEQEDELWIEFLDADHARISGRVELWEINEELDLELDESVSRTLGGYLMHRFGRLPEVGESWTVNRGHFQIREIVNNRVSELLFERDLPARELLDVTEVEP from the coding sequence TTGGAATCTGAGCCTCCCAGTCAGCTTTCCCGCCTCCTGATGCTGGCCGTTGTATGCGCCGCCGTTCTGGCCGCCGCGTCCGCCAGCCCGCCCCCCGGATCAACAGAGGCTATCGCCACCAACTCCACCGGTGCGTGGATTCCTTTGGTATTGGCGGTGGTGTGTGCTGCCTTGGCGGCGCTCTTCACCATGGTCCAGTCCGCACTGACGGGATTGAGTCGCGAGGCCCGCGACAAACTCTCGCAAACCATCGTGTGGCGCTGGCTCTCGCCGGCCGCCGGCCAGGAATCGAGTTTCATCGATCGCCTCTACACACGGTCCAGCCTCTTCTTCCATCTCGCGACGCTGGTCCTTGCCATCGACGGCTTTTCTCGCCTGAGCTTCCTGACACCACTGGCGGGCGGGCTGCTGGGCGGGATCATCTCCTCTGCGTTGTTCTTCCTCGTCGTGGACGTTGCGCTGCGGAACGTCGCTTTGCGCGACTCCGAACGCATCCTGCGATTCCTCAGCTTGCCGGCCTTCGCGTTCAGCCTGCCGATGCGCCCGCTGGTGCGCGCCTTGTCGGTCCTGGCTCTGCCACACCGTTTGCGATCGGTGGATTCGAAGCCGATCGTCGATCGCGAGTTTCGCCTCCTGCCGCACGTGACCGGCGTCGATCGCGTCGTTGAAGAAGAAGCCGTGGACATGATCGATTCCGTCCGCAAGTTCACCGAATCGACGGTGGCCGATGTCATGACTCCCCGAACAGACCTCGAGGGTGTCCAGATTGGGACAAGCTCCGAAGAAATCTATCGGATCCTGCGCGCGACATCTTACAGCCGCATCGTCGTTTACGGCGAGAATCTCGATGACATCAAAGGCGTGTTGCTGGCCAAGGAAGTTCTGCTGAACCGGCCGGAGAATCCATTGGATCTCCTGCGCGATCCCATTGTCACGTCGGAGAACACGCACCTGCCGGAACTGCTGCGGCGCCTGCGTCAGACGCGTTCGCGTATTGCGCTGGTCATCGATGAATACGGCGGCACGGCGGGCATAGCGACGTTGCACGATCTCTTCGAAGCGTTGATCGGCGAGCACATCGAAGACGAAGAGCAAGAGGACGAGCTTTGGATCGAGTTCCTCGATGCGGACCACGCCAGAATTTCGGGCCGTGTCGAACTGTGGGAAATCAACGAAGAGCTTGATCTAGAACTTGATGAATCCGTCTCGCGTACGCTGGGCGGCTACTTGATGCATCGATTCGGACGCCTGCCGGAGGTGGGTGAGAGCTGGACCGTCAATCGCGGCCACTTCCAGATTCGCGAGATCGTGAACAACCGCGTTTCCGAGCTCCTGTTTGAACGCGACCTGCCGGCGCGTGAACTGCTGGACGTCACGGAGGTGGAGCCATGA
- a CDS encoding glycoside hydrolase family 13 protein, producing the protein MKSSITRAGIAAATGALLLLSTACTSTPTPAQKALTPETTDEFVPSWAKNVVWYQVFPERFNNGDPSNDPKLEDLTGAWPTAPDKPWDISPWTSDWYELQPWEWATGENIWWNILRRRCGGDLQGIIDKLDYLQDLGVTAIYLNPIFMSPSLHKYDGESYHHVEPIFGPDPAGDEALIATENPADPSTWVMTSADNLALELINEVHKRGMRIIFDGVFNHLGYNSWPFQDVVKNQQDSPYKDWFVVHSWRDEEAGTEFKYQGWFGVDTLPELREDENGIVDGPKQYIFDSTSRWMDPNGDGDPSDGIDGWRLDVAFCVDHAFWKDWRKHVKAINPEAYLTAEIVDPIPKVKPYLQGDEFDAVMNYNFAFTSAEFFIEEEHSITPSEFDAKLRDLRNAFGGGVASVQQNLFDSHDTNRIGSHIVNRAHGHYRDWGSYFNNSKAENNRNYNTRKPSDADRQIQKLFVIFQMTYPGAPMVYYGDEAGMWGGNDPDCRKPMVWPELTYQRETTLPTGAKFSPGDVVAYDHDMASHYRKMIRIRNNHPALRTGDFETVLTDDEAEVYAYRRIAPRENILVVLNNSDQPRAVSLPVGRGQVFTDLLNGGLLAAEGTTLTVNIPARWGAVLNLEK; encoded by the coding sequence ATGAAATCGTCTATCACAAGGGCCGGAATCGCCGCGGCGACCGGAGCCCTGCTGTTGCTGTCAACTGCCTGCACGAGCACACCGACACCGGCTCAGAAGGCACTCACACCCGAAACGACAGATGAGTTCGTCCCGTCATGGGCGAAGAATGTTGTCTGGTATCAGGTCTTCCCTGAACGATTCAACAACGGCGATCCGTCAAACGATCCGAAGCTCGAAGACCTGACAGGCGCATGGCCGACCGCGCCGGATAAACCGTGGGACATCTCACCTTGGACATCGGACTGGTATGAACTGCAGCCGTGGGAATGGGCCACGGGCGAGAACATCTGGTGGAACATCCTGCGTCGACGTTGCGGCGGCGACTTGCAGGGAATCATCGACAAGCTCGATTATCTGCAGGATCTCGGCGTGACCGCGATTTACCTGAACCCGATCTTCATGTCTCCGTCGCTGCACAAATACGACGGCGAATCTTATCACCACGTCGAGCCGATCTTCGGCCCGGATCCGGCGGGCGACGAGGCACTGATCGCGACGGAGAATCCCGCAGATCCATCGACGTGGGTGATGACCAGCGCGGATAATCTGGCACTTGAACTCATCAATGAAGTTCACAAGCGTGGCATGCGCATCATCTTCGACGGCGTCTTCAATCACCTGGGCTACAATAGCTGGCCGTTTCAGGACGTCGTCAAAAATCAGCAGGATTCACCCTACAAGGACTGGTTCGTCGTTCACAGTTGGCGCGACGAAGAAGCAGGGACGGAGTTCAAGTACCAGGGCTGGTTCGGCGTGGATACGTTGCCTGAATTACGCGAAGACGAGAACGGAATCGTCGATGGGCCGAAGCAGTACATCTTCGATTCGACAAGTCGCTGGATGGACCCGAATGGCGATGGCGATCCCTCCGACGGAATCGATGGATGGCGTCTGGACGTGGCCTTCTGCGTCGATCACGCCTTCTGGAAGGACTGGCGCAAGCACGTCAAGGCGATCAATCCCGAGGCCTACCTGACGGCGGAAATTGTCGATCCGATTCCAAAGGTGAAACCGTATCTGCAAGGCGATGAATTCGACGCCGTGATGAACTACAACTTCGCGTTCACCTCTGCGGAGTTCTTCATCGAGGAGGAACACAGCATTACTCCCTCGGAGTTCGACGCGAAACTGCGCGATCTGAGGAACGCCTTCGGCGGGGGAGTGGCCTCAGTACAGCAGAATCTGTTTGATAGCCACGACACAAACCGAATCGGCTCGCACATCGTGAATCGTGCGCATGGGCACTATCGCGACTGGGGCAGCTACTTCAACAACTCCAAGGCCGAGAATAACCGCAACTACAACACGCGCAAACCCAGCGACGCCGATCGGCAGATCCAGAAGCTGTTCGTAATCTTCCAGATGACCTATCCTGGCGCGCCGATGGTTTACTACGGCGACGAGGCCGGCATGTGGGGCGGAAACGATCCAGACTGTCGAAAGCCGATGGTCTGGCCGGAACTGACCTACCAGCGAGAGACGACTCTTCCGACTGGTGCGAAGTTCTCGCCCGGCGACGTGGTCGCCTACGACCACGACATGGCGAGTCACTATCGCAAGATGATCCGGATAAGGAACAACCATCCGGCCCTGCGCACTGGGGATTTCGAGACGGTGCTGACGGACGACGAGGCAGAGGTGTATGCCTATCGCCGTATCGCCCCGCGCGAAAACATCCTGGTGGTCCTTAACAATAGCGACCAGCCCCGGGCGGTCAGCCTGCCAGTCGGCCGGGGCCAGGTCTTCACCGATCTGCTGAATGGAGGCCTGCTGGCTGCCGAGGGCACGACCTTGACGGTCAACATCCCGGCCCGTTGGGGAGCTGTCCTGAACCTCGAGAAGTAA